One Polynucleobacter sp. SHI8 genomic window, TCCAATAATAAAGGTTGAAATTAATCCACCGCCAAAGGCTTCGGCAACCATTGGTGATAAGGCAAAAGCTAAATAAGAACCCATCATATAAAAACTACCATGGGCAAGATTAATCACTCCCATAATGCCAAAAATGAGAGTGAGTCCAGCGGCAACTAAAAATAACAACAGCCCATATTGAACAGAGTTCAGTGATTGTATTAAAAAAGTCGAAAAATCCATAAATGGGCTGATGAAAATTTATTGAATATTACAACCACGTGCCGGATCAGCAAGTGACTTACTAGCAATACCAATCACTTTGTTTTCTTTACCAACAACTTGTCTTAAATAAAAGTCTTGAATTGGATTATTTGCATTAGACATCGTAAATGATCCACGTGGACTATCAAATTTAGTGGAGCGAATAGCTTTAGCAAAATCATCTTTTTTCGAGATATCACCTTTAGTTGCCTTCAAACCAACGGCTAACATTTGCGCAGCATCATAACCTTGAACTGCATAAACATCAGGCTGTAACTTATATTGCTTTGCGTAAGCAAGTCTAAATTCATTATCACGCTTGATATTCAAGTTATCACCATAATGCAACGCTGTTAACATGCCTTGCGCAGATTCTCCTTGAGCCTCAAGAGTGCCATCCGTTAAAAATCCAGGGCCCACCAGAGGAATCGTTTTATTTAAGCCTGCAGCAGCATAATCTTTAACAAACTTCACTGCACCACCACCTGCGAAAAATGAATATACAACATCGGGTTTAGCCGCAGCAACTTCAGTCAACAATGCTTGGAACTCAACACCTGGGAAAGGTAGAGTTAATTCTTTAGTTACCTTACCGCCACCTTTTTCAAAGCTTTCTTTAAATCCTTTAACAGACTCTTCTCCAGCAGCATATTTCCAAGTAATAGTCATCGCATTTTTATAACCCTTTTTCGCGGCGACTTCGCCCATCGCAACACCTGGCTGGCTATTGGAAAAAGAGCTTCTAAAAATATTCTTTGCACACATCGGGCCAGTAATAATATCTGCTCCAGCATTTGGAATAATTAATGTAGTACCAGTTTCTTTAGCTACTTTAGCCATTGCCATCGCAACTCCAGAATGAACTGTCCCAATCACTACATCAACGTTATCTCGTTTAATGAGTTTATTAATATTATCAGTAGCCTTTGATGGCTCAGATTCATCATCTACTCTGACATAAGTAATCTCACGACCACCAATTTTGCCACCCTGCTCTTTCACATATAACTGAAAACCGTTATCAATTGCATTACCTAAGGCTGCAAAAGTCCCACTATAGGGCAACATCATGCCAACTTTAAGGGGTGGTTGGCTTTGAGCAAAAGCTGATGGAATGACCATCGCTAATGCAACTAAACTGTATTTAATACCTTTCATTGGAAATCTCCTTATATAAAAATTACTTATTTGAATTTGAAAATATAGTTAGCAAAATTCGTTTAAAGTACCATATGTATTATAGGACTATCGCGATTAGAGGAATGACTACAATTGAGATTATCATCAGAACTCTAGTAAAAATTGGCATATTTTTCTTGCGCACACCTAAAATTTTAAAAACTAATTACATTTTGGATATAGACATTTGGAACTAAAAAATCAACCCATACTCGTCATCGGAGCTGGCATCATGGGTGCCGGGATTGC contains:
- a CDS encoding ABC transporter substrate-binding protein, which gives rise to MKGIKYSLVALAMVIPSAFAQSQPPLKVGMMLPYSGTFAALGNAIDNGFQLYVKEQGGKIGGREITYVRVDDESEPSKATDNINKLIKRDNVDVVIGTVHSGVAMAMAKVAKETGTTLIIPNAGADIITGPMCAKNIFRSSFSNSQPGVAMGEVAAKKGYKNAMTITWKYAAGEESVKGFKESFEKGGGKVTKELTLPFPGVEFQALLTEVAAAKPDVVYSFFAGGGAVKFVKDYAAAGLNKTIPLVGPGFLTDGTLEAQGESAQGMLTALHYGDNLNIKRDNEFRLAYAKQYKLQPDVYAVQGYDAAQMLAVGLKATKGDISKKDDFAKAIRSTKFDSPRGSFTMSNANNPIQDFYLRQVVGKENKVIGIASKSLADPARGCNIQ